The genomic stretch GCCTTAAACAAACCAAAACCAATCCCCCGACTTTTGAAATTATTTATAGCGAAGCCAAAGGACAAAAATTAGCCGCCTCGGTTATTAAATATATTGAAAACCGATTGCGCGAAAAATTCGGATTTAAAGGCGTGTCAATTATTATTGATTCCCGTTCTATTAAATTAAAATAAAATATCACGAGATGTCTCATTCCAACTAAAGCCACTATGATGTCATTGCGAGCGAAGCGATGACGAGCGAAGCCACTCTGTTGTCATTCCGACCGAAGCGACCCGCAGGGAGCGAAGTGGAGGAATCCCGTGGTAAATCCTGTAGACATTTTTCCGTGTCGTTCTCAAGTGGAACGTCCACAGGATTCACAACGGGATCTCTCCACTCGCTCGTCGTTCCTCCTCGCTCGGTCGAGATGACAAAGGTGAAGGCTTCCGCCCGGGATGACAGGAATCAAAATTATGCACTTAATCATCGGTCTTGGCAATCCAGGCACAAAATACAAAAAAACCCGACACAATGCCGGCTTTCTTGTGATTGAAAACCTCGCCATGAGGGTTGATTGCAATCAACCCCTACTAAAAAAATGCAATGCCCTAATCGCCAAAACTGACATTGGCGGTACTGATGTGTTGCTGGCTCAACCCCAAACCTTTATGAATGAATCTGGTAAGGCTGTCCAGGCATTAGCGCATTACTACAAAATCAACCCAAAAAATATTCTTATCATCTATGATGACATTGACTTGCCCCTTGGCAAAATCCGCATTCGGGAAAAGGGGAGCGCTGGCGGACACAAAGGCCTGCAGTCAATTATTGATTATCTTAACACTAATGAATTTTCCAGAATCAAAATTGGCATTGGCCCCCAACCCGAAAATATCCCAAGTGAAAAATATGTGCTTCAAAATTTTAAAAGGAATGAATGGAAAATAATGCAGGAAGATATGATTCCTAAAACAATTGAGGCAATTGAATGTTTTTTGAAAAATGGGATTGATAAAACTATGTGCGAATATAATTGCTAAATTGCTAAATTGTTATATTGTTACATACACATTGTTTAAAATAAAAAAGGCTCAATCTCAAACTGTGAGACCGAGCCTAAACGCTATACGCCCTGTACCTACAAATGAACCCTATCGGTCCTCCTTAAAAATCTCCTAACCCACAACTTTTTAGGTCGACGAAATGCTTCCACAATCTCGTCGCAGGAATAATAAGGAGTCTTTCCCCGAACTGCCTGTACGACGAGGTGGGCAACCCAGAGAGAAAGTGCAATCAAAAGTATCTCACCCATTGCGGTTTCCTCCTTGAAAAAAATGAACTACTCTATCCTTGCGACTTCTCTAAAACTTTAATCACGCTTAAACCAATTTCATCGGCTCGCTGGCAAAGAGCCTCAAAATACTTATTTAATTTACTCATATTCCAATCATACCTGCAGGCCATCACTACTGTTGCTTGAAAAAGTGAGAGACGCGCGTGCAAATTCATTCGACCCATAGAGGAAATAACCTTAGCTTTAACCGGACCAAGCTCACCTTTTAACATGTTAAGCACATCCCTGAAAGCAAGAGAGGCTCTTTCATAATCGTCAATATCAACCATTTCGCGCAAAGCTTGCTTGACGCGAATCCCCCACTCCACCTCTTCTGCTATGGGTTCAATAATGCGGGCGATCTTTGCCCTGTCATGGAGCAATTCCCGCATTAGAAGCTCATTTTTCCAGTCTTCAAACTCTTCGTAATCCTCATGTCCTTGCATATGGTCCAGGGAAATTTCCATTTTTTCACGCCGCTCTTCCGTTATTTCTTGAGGAGCTCTCCTAATTATATCTTCAAATTGTATCTTTGTCTGCTGTCGATTATAAGGACGAGAACCTTGCATAATAACCTCCTCTGTGGGTTTTGAGTGATAAAACGAACGAATTGTCAATACTTTATGATATCACAGAAACAAAAAAAAGTCAATACCACTAAATTTTGGCTAAAATTAGCAAATGAATTAAAGAGTACTGAAACGCTTCATATCTCCGGCCCGCCAAATGACACTGCCCGAACCTATGTTTTAAGCCAACTTACCACCCCCCTATCAAATCAAAATGGGGCGATTTTTTGGTTATGTAAGGATGATAATGAAGCTAAGTCTGTTTATAAAAATCTAAAATTTTGGCAAAACATTAACAAACAAACAGGTTTTACGGTTAAACTGGGTTTTAAAACCCAGCCTAACTGGAAAACCCAAGCTAACCCTCAAACCAAAATCCATCTCCTTAATCCAGAAAATCATCAACAATTATCAATTATTAATTATCAATTATCAAGGCCTCAAACTTCTCAAATTATAATCTCCACAATTGATAATCTCCAATACCTTAACCCCAATCAAGAAATCTTAAACCTAAAACAAAACACACACCTCAACCCTCAACACATAACGCAAAAATTAGTTAACCTTGGCTACGAACGCAATACCGTAACTGACGCTCCAGGAACATTAGCGGTCCGCGGCAGTATCCTGGACATCTGGACCCCGCAACTGGAGAATCCAGTCCGCATTGAATTAGAATTTGATAAGATTTCCTCAATTAAACTATTTGACCCAGTCAACAAAAAAACAAAGTCAAGCTTAGAAAAAGTTGATGTTGTCCCGCTTACTTCACGAAAACATGAAAACATTAAAGCATTAAAGCAAAAAAACAATGAAACAATGAAACAATTGAACAATAGCTTGCTCATCTACACCAACCCCGAGCAGTTTGAAGCCGAGACACCCAATTGGCAAAAATTAACCCAACAAATCAAAAATGATCCTCAAATAATTTTCTACTCTCTCACACCCGATTACTCAATTACTCAATTACCTAATTACTTCTCGCTTAATTTCAGAACCCCAGCGCCTTACCACAACAACCTCAACCGTTTCATCACCGGCCTCAAAAAATACCACGACTATCAAATCATCATCGCCACTAACCAAGAAAAGTCCCTCAAACAATTATTCAAAGAAAAAAACTTAATTCTACCTAATTACTCGATTACTCGATTACCCAGTTGCTTTATTACCGGCTTCCAAAGCCAACCATTAAAAATCTTATTCCTCACCGACCTTGAAATTTTCGGCAAACCTGAAGCCAAAAAGTCAACAAAAAATTCAAGCATCAAGTGTCAAGCGACTCAAGCATTAAGCATTAAACCCGGCGACTACATTGTCCACATTGACCATGGCATCGCTCGATTTCAAGGCACTGCTATTCAAAAAGTTGACAACATCAAAAAAGAATATTTTGTTTTAGAATATGCCCTTGGCGATAAACTGTATGTTCCAATTGAACTGGCCCAAAAAATCGAAAAATATATTGGTTTAGCCCAGCCCCACCTGCACCGGCTCTCTGGCGGAATGTGGTATCAAGCCAAAAGAAAAATCAAAGAGCAGGCCGAAAAGACCGCCAAAGAACTGCTTGAACTCTATGCCCAGCGCGAGATTGTTAGGGTTGTTCCTTTCCCGCAAAAAACTCCGGAAGAGAAAGAACTAGAAGATTCTTTTCCCTATGAAGAAACTCCGGACCAAACACGAACCATTCGAGAAGTTGAGCAGGACTTAGAACAAGAGAAGCCCATGGATAGGCTTATCTGCGGAGATGTAGGTTTTGGCAAAACCGAAGTCGCTATTCGTGCGGCCCTCAAAGCAGTGATGAATAATAAGCAAGTCGCTTTGATTGCGCCAACAACAATTTTAGCCCAACAGCATTATGACACCTTTAAGCAACGGCTGGAAAAATTTCCAATTACGACTGAAGTTCTTTCCCGATTTAAATCAAAGTCCCAAGCCAAAAAAATCATTGAAAAACTGAAATCAAGAGCAGTTGACATTGTGATTGGCACGCATCGGCTTCTTTCCGGAGATATGGAATTCAAAAATTTGGGTCTCATTATTATTGATGAAGAACAACGATTCGGCGTAGAACATAAGGAAAAACTGAAAAAACTCCGCACCCAAGCCCATGTTTTAACTTTGACGGCCACTCCGATTCCCAGAACATTGCACCTGTCACTCACTGGCCTGCGAGATGTCTCGATTATTGAAACCGCGCCAAGGGGGCGAAAAAGCATCAAAACCGTTATCAAACAATATAATGATAATGATGTTAAAAATGCCATCGACCAAGAGCTGAAACGCGGCGGTCAGGTCTATTTTGTTCATAATCGGGTGGAAACAATTAATATCATGACTAATAAATTGCAAAAATTATTACCAAACGCTACCCTTGCTATTGCCCACGGTCAAATGCCCGAAGAAAAATTAGCCCAGACCATGGCTGACTTTGATAACAAAAAAACAGATGTTCTGGTCTGCTCAACTATTATTGAAAATGGGTTGGATTTGCCCAATGTTAATACTTTGATTGTTGATGAAGCTACGAGATTCGGCCTTTCGCAATTATACCAGCTCCGGGGCCGGGTCGGCCGCAGTGACCGTCAGGCATATGCTTATTTTTTCTA from Patescibacteria group bacterium encodes the following:
- the mfd gene encoding transcription-repair coupling factor produces the protein MISQKQKKVNTTKFWLKLANELKSTETLHISGPPNDTARTYVLSQLTTPLSNQNGAIFWLCKDDNEAKSVYKNLKFWQNINKQTGFTVKLGFKTQPNWKTQANPQTKIHLLNPENHQQLSIINYQLSRPQTSQIIISTIDNLQYLNPNQEILNLKQNTHLNPQHITQKLVNLGYERNTVTDAPGTLAVRGSILDIWTPQLENPVRIELEFDKISSIKLFDPVNKKTKSSLEKVDVVPLTSRKHENIKALKQKNNETMKQLNNSLLIYTNPEQFEAETPNWQKLTQQIKNDPQIIFYSLTPDYSITQLPNYFSLNFRTPAPYHNNLNRFITGLKKYHDYQIIIATNQEKSLKQLFKEKNLILPNYSITRLPSCFITGFQSQPLKILFLTDLEIFGKPEAKKSTKNSSIKCQATQALSIKPGDYIVHIDHGIARFQGTAIQKVDNIKKEYFVLEYALGDKLYVPIELAQKIEKYIGLAQPHLHRLSGGMWYQAKRKIKEQAEKTAKELLELYAQREIVRVVPFPQKTPEEKELEDSFPYEETPDQTRTIREVEQDLEQEKPMDRLICGDVGFGKTEVAIRAALKAVMNNKQVALIAPTTILAQQHYDTFKQRLEKFPITTEVLSRFKSKSQAKKIIEKLKSRAVDIVIGTHRLLSGDMEFKNLGLIIIDEEQRFGVEHKEKLKKLRTQAHVLTLTATPIPRTLHLSLTGLRDVSIIETAPRGRKSIKTVIKQYNDNDVKNAIDQELKRGGQVYFVHNRVETINIMTNKLQKLLPNATLAIAHGQMPEEKLAQTMADFDNKKTDVLVCSTIIENGLDLPNVNTLIVDEATRFGLSQLYQLRGRVGRSDRQAYAYFFYRRLQPAGICNQSLQTRQGLTEKETKRLSALQEAEELGSGFTLAMRDLEIRGVGNILGKKQHGSVAAIGLSLYTRLLAQAVEEIKTGSKPLPITEVSIDLPLELGIPKSFEPSETKRLHLYQQLANINNLNELKKIRATSAKRDSLNIRNVKNNIRDGLAKKYSRKISESFQNLFQILEIKLLCQKASIINIGTTYGLSGGKRQKKIVVKFKENIDPQLILKLLDHNPYWKFSGNQIKIMISDLGRDWLGELKKCIMILDDKKIGPAKDHGA
- the pth gene encoding aminoacyl-tRNA hydrolase, with the protein product MHLIIGLGNPGTKYKKTRHNAGFLVIENLAMRVDCNQPLLKKCNALIAKTDIGGTDVLLAQPQTFMNESGKAVQALAHYYKINPKNILIIYDDIDLPLGKIRIREKGSAGGHKGLQSIIDYLNTNEFSRIKIGIGPQPENIPSEKYVLQNFKRNEWKIMQEDMIPKTIEAIECFLKNGIDKTMCEYNC